aatgacgagacgaggatttgtaccgtaaccatttatttacacattcatcagcacctgtttgtgttgtcattgtacctgacggccataatcacagccttgtggtcgctaaagtgtacagtcaaagggtctttgagaaagGGTCTTTGCGTAAActgccgagcgcgcgccgccgcttgcgtggcgcgatcgagagcgcgggcggcagcgggatcagcctgtcgtcgttgccgcttggactcggcctcgcgccgcttcactcgaggatcggcggctcgccgttgacgtttctccgccgcgtctcgaacacgaacttcagcgttctcggctcgccgttgacgtctcacagcggcgtatcgagcacacatttccggatcttcggctcggcgttggcgtttcgcagcggcttcccgagctcggagttcggtatcggcagctcgcttcgctcgcttgcgttcggcatcacgcgctcttcgcttcgcagccttgtcttccgttTCTTCTCcaccggttgatgatgacgttgaagctactgcagtgacgtcacctccagcgagaggtgtaatgctcgggttggattgtattacacttcttgatAGGGgtaccttctagtacactgtactaggGGTACcattgccgtcagacattcgccttcaccgacttctgccatcgccttgagaggcgcccagccagcgaacggtcgagagtgaggcgcgcgcttcactccatttatatatacgcgagagcgagcgaacgggagagtggggcgcagggaggagagagagcgaacggcgagagaaggagcggcgaagcactgcacctaccctctcctacactctctccagacacgcgggagctccgccgagttcccgcgatgcgatgataatgatgataagtggttcttgagggaaagggaaaggttggcgctatcttctgcagcccttgagggagcacggctcagcgccaacggggaggggtaagtgggagcgaaagaagggatagagtggagtcgccatggctgggcgaagcaaaaccggcaggcataagcggcacgtatcaggccgaggtggaaggccttggtgtgctgcagagtctgcaggggtgttgtgccaggctggtcaggcccggggtggggtgggaggccgtgaggccttcgcgatgcgagcgccctcacacgccagagcgcgctcctcctctccactcactctccgctactccgcccgcaccacaggctccggttgctaggggcgaggataagcgcgcgcgcccgcagctgttgctatgggagagggagtgagagcggagagataacacctgtcGGCGCGCGGACATCGACAGACGCCTCAGATCTTggcgccaccgcgctcaccccggcgtttcctcctcgccgcctctgttcgccccagcctcctccgctcccccatcggccaatccgtgtcacgtggaagcacgcgttgcgcttttgtgtatttttttttctttccagcgcgctccaacggccattctcgggcctgtgcgacgaaagttctgtacgcacaaacggatcaaacgtgttaggaacaagaacttcgttgtgatggcatgctgtcgcgccttcagttgccgcaaccgacaagacgagggcaaaaggcttttttagatgcgaagcagcttatggtcggggctatgtcactctctccttccctccctccatccatccgccgtgcggcgtccacacccgcacacGCCGgcagcgtatttctatttcagcccccgtaccgcgctcgaccgctggcgccgcgctgcgccgctcgcgcgtaccatgtttctagccgccgccgttggaatagaggaggcgttgacggagaacacgctgggttgggggtgactagcctgctgttcggggatcggtggtattcataaacgcatcactgttttgatgatccaaatataatctcactatcagggagggagcagtctacctgactggagcagtatttttttatttggggtgttgctacgctgcgctccgcaacaccccaacgactgccgcttcgcgtcggcgcccggcaccacggcttccgccgtggcgccggggttcaaactaccgcgctggcaaacagacaggaaaacaaaaggaaaaaaagcgtgatatgaaaaaaaaatcgaaccggggcgggattcgaactcgcGTAGGTgtaatcccgaagcgagcgccgtaacttCTCAGCcacacagccattttttttttcatggtatttattacgaatacgtaagatatttccatagcggccaaaacagtcagccgcgtctacaagcacaaaacaaacacttcacagtacaattattacggtaagagttctctaaaagggaggcaaaaggatacacttcaacaacaacggataccagtctggttgggagtctctctgatcataaaagtctttcagctgtgaaatcatccgaatgaaatgtgacttcgaagatacaattggttctgcattccgatctagcatgcgagttttccataaactgtgcaacgccataagcaggagcatatcaaaaggcacatcgtcacattgaggttgtatcagatatcgtattgtataagcatttatatcaaaatccttttttaaagtcctttggagaacgtcccaaaacaatatggcatccttgcaatcaataaaacagtgttctatggtttccggtacattacagagacgacagtttatcgaagatacaaagattcctttccgatttaaccaggttttaacaggtaacgtttcagtgtgcactttgaagaagaatgttttagtgtgaggaggaataggcattttacagacccgtgtaaggacgtcatctccaggtaagccgatgtacagcgatcggtataacggaggtttaaaaagcatatcaattagatctttatacagatttttccttgagatagagaataagtactcatttgagaacctcactgcaagaaaacgcactgagagacacacttcacgcatgaatccctgcaaatatggatgtgaagcaaaatttgtcgaaattactaaatttggtaaaacgttgacgagattaacttgcaagaatgcccgAAGTAATGGATGAGAACAGTCGCGAAAAAAGACAAAACGAGACactaattgtctaacataaaggtgaaccaggccaagaccgcctgcactaaccggtctgaaaatattatcacgcctcattggctcataagatgatgaccaaataaaggttgcaaatattcggtgaaactgctgtatgtaaaccctggaacaatgaattatttgcagcacatagaagagttttgttgccaaaaataagttgcacgctttagctctgccaaagattgagagattatgtggaacgaatgtttgggcatagcgtcttagggttggtacacgttctctccagtaatgtgcacttgacttatatgcatccaatggaacgcccaggtattttggtggttgacaagtccactcaatgccagcaaaatatgtcggtttaaatatccatgagccaaaccaaagccccaaacTTTTAGCACGGTTCATTCGTGCACCAGAAATTGCTCCAAATTCCTCTATTTTAGACACCACATTTGTGATACTGGGCTTGtccgtgcaaaagaaagcgaggtcgtctgcatatgccagaACTTTCACCTCTGTTCCAAAAACACTAAAACCATGAATATTAGTAGAGTGAATAACGTTTAAACAAAGTGGTTCCAAGTAAAGGGCAAAAAGCAATGGCGACAAGGGACACCCTTGCTTCACAGAGGAATGAATTGACACAGGCTTGGACAGGTGACCATTgacaatcaaacgagttgaacaatCATTATAACACAATTTCACACCTTGAAATATAACGGAGCCTACGTTAGCATGctcgagaagagaaaagagaaaagaatgacgaaccctgtcaaaagccttagctaagtctacttgtagcattgctagctgatcataagaactggaacaatgttccagtactgtacgggcgatgtgtatgtttgtttgtattgagcGGCCTTTCAGGCCGCAGGTTTGGTGAGAACCAATAAGAATAGACATTGCAAATTGTAGTCTGATAATatctttgcaaaaattttatagtcTACATTAGACAGTGTAATAGGTCTGTAGCCTTCAACAGATCGCAGTTTCTCTCTGTCGGTGAATTTTGGAATGAACACTGTGTGGCTTCTAGTGAATGACTGAGGAAGAGTATCCAGATCAAAAGCAAGTTTGAAAATCTTGAGTAACATGGGAGAAAATaggaatttaaaggctttataaaactcGCCAGAAATGCCATCCGGACCCGGCGTCTTTGATATCGGTAATTGGTCAATAGCTAATTCTATTTCTTGTTGAGTGAAAGAACCACTAATGACAGAACACCCTTCTTCAGTTAAAGGGGTTACAAAGGATACAAAGCGTCTTACCAcattatcattttgtttatcAGAAGGGGCGTTAAACAATGCCGTGTAGTAAAACTCAAATTCCGACATTATTTCCTTTGTATTAGAGACCAGAGACCCGTTCGAATAAATATCTGGTATTAGCCTGCTTTTTGCATTGCGGTATTCATCAAGTAAAGTTTGACGTGTGGGTTCCTCAGAATATAAAGTACGATTATTACGCGATCGAACACGGGCACCTCTGTAGCGTATTGCGTCATATTCCTGAAGTGCACATTTAGCTTTAGTAATTTCGTCCACATAAGAGCCAGGTGCCTCACATTCTAGATCATAGAGTTTATTAAGACTTTTCAGTAAAGTATTTTCTTCTAATTTTCTATAGAACGACCTCACAGACCCGATTTCTATCGCGATTGACCGAACGTCTTGTTTGAAAAGCTCCCAAGAGGCAAATAAAGGCGTATCAGCAGCCAAACAAGTTTTGAGTGCCACCCGCACACGAGAAATGAAGTCCCCATCATTCACAAGtgaagagttaagtttccagagcgCCCAGTTCGGTCTGAAATTTGAACGAGTGTTTTTTCCAATCTGCGTGGTAACAATGCAGTGATCTGAAAAAGAAACAGGTTCTGCTTTACAGGACATTTCAGGGGATATAAGAGCCGATGAAACATAAATGCGATCAAGTCGTGTGTGGGTACTTCCTTGTGCATGTGTATAAGAGGGTAGGCTACTCGATGCCCCTGTGTCTATCAGTCCAGCCTTCTCAACTATAAGTTGAGTGAGTCCAGCCTTCTCACACAGCCATACTTGCTAGGcttgcaagcatgcgaaccatatgattgtgttcgagcgccctcggcgaaagtagagtgtactagaatatggtcgagtgggacgagcggctggggcggcgcatgctttgcagtgaggcgcccgacgtggaaaaatactgtggcggcgctgcgatcgaactggattgggccacatcaaggtcgcgccgttggaaactggtggcgatactgctcggcagggtcattcgcactacttcgcgccctggtatttgcgttaagacctctcaaatggtgttcataatcgaatatgacatgtatatatgtcttaagaataaatgcctttctttctcttcattttattttttaatgccgctcggtgatgcgcgtgcattgcagtggccgcagtgtcggctttcattctactatgttattgtacggttccctttggagaacaaatatttttctcgttcttcaagcagcatgtatctgtcgtgtgtattgttccgcatatagttttccatcagtaggtcttgcgaaacgcaaacggagaaacatatgtaaccttcctgcttgccgcttcaaacaagtaaagcatatctgccccatccggtaccttgcactcagatttctttcttcttttgggtttttttacgtgccaaaaccagttctgattataaggtacgccgtattggagggctccgaattaattttgaccacctggggttcattaacgtccactacaacgcaagcacacgggcttcttgcatttcgcctccaccgaaatgcggccgccgcggccgggattcgattccgcgacctcgtcctcagcagcgcaacgccttagctaactgagccccgcggctggtactcagatttacgggaagcattgttattgaaaaaaaagaaaaaaactgcagcgcaacattctattcaggTTTCCgcccgcgtaacagaatgcggagtaattggtacggggtcctttatcgcggtcggtgtgattctggaaattcatttcaagtggatgcgttttgcaacctcacctgctacaattcgtaaattgcaatatgtgtcgtaaagtaattaactaagaagctcattaattaattttgttaataagttgaataggtgtttcgatttctcgtgctactaatgtccgcctcttcgaataacccagctcatcaatgagaattgtgctaactgccacaggagatttttaaaaattccctaaaccttaatttcgaacacggCCGGTAttgtggatacggcgttgcgctgctaaactggagctcacgggttcaatccgtcgcggaattcgatgggaacaaatggaaaacactcgtgtacttttatttaggtgcacgttaaaaagccccaggtggggaaatctaaaccgggtgcctcatactcatatcgtggttttgccacataaaacccacaaatttgtttgaactaaaaaataaaaagacaggtggctgcgttcttcgtcttttttctaggagtgtaaacaaaataaattattcgcgagtctgatttccgagaaaaacatgttacgcttatcctatatttcatacataaatgtaatgccattcccaaatgtctgtccgctcaactaagcaggttgtatattataaacagctgctttcagttattcaacgcactatcataacgacaataagtaagcaattagagaaacggcatacctcacatacacgtacagatatgtgtagatctgctgcgttcgttcaagaagataagtgtggtaccacatggggcacccagttttaatgggttgcaaagatggtgagactgtcaaaaaaaagttttccttgcctgaatcaagtcaGTAGATTtataggctgccccaaaacggggcatttgtattgaatgacagcttattacacttattagcagggcttattagcagcttattagcagcttatagccggacttattaacacccctgcgttaattctctcaggaactgcgcctctgcgcaacagccacaactctccggcagcactatcattcggaataacagttcgcacttgcatcggtaactcacctttgagactgcaatagtgctgttatgcgttacattcgtacggaaacgactgttcggcgtcgtacagcatatcaataacacttgcatatatatatatatatatatatatatatatatatatatatatatactatatatactatatatatagttttaattgcctgctatgaatattatttctgcgaatgagagttttatgtgcagtattcactaatacgtgtgtttcgtatgcaaacgtgcatggtagggagttctcactgtaccatttgtaccattctcaatgtaccctttgatttaattacgtagaaatacatcggtcattcttcgcgcc
The DNA window shown above is from Dermacentor silvarum isolate Dsil-2018 chromosome 1, BIME_Dsil_1.4, whole genome shotgun sequence and carries:
- the LOC119449374 gene encoding uncharacterized protein LOC119449374, whose translation is MNRAKSLGLWFGSWIFKPTYFAGIEWTCQPPKYLGVPLDAYKSSAHYWRERVPTLRRYAQTFVPHNLSIFGRAKACNLFLATKLFYVLQIIHCSRVYIQQFHRIFATFIWSSSYEPMRRDNIFRPVSAGGLGLVHLYVRQLVSRFVFFRDCSHPLLRAFLQVNLVNVLPNLVISTNFASHPYLQGFMREVCLSVRFLAVRFSNEYLFSISRKNLYKDLIDMLFKPPLYRSLYIGLPGDDVLTRVCKMPIPPHTKTFFFKVHTETLPVKTWLNRKGIFVSSINCRLCNVPETIEHCFIDCKDAILFWDVLQRTLKKDFDINAYTIRYLIQPQCDDVPFDMLLLMALHSLWKTRMLDRNAEPIVSSKSHFIRMISQLKDFYDQRDSQPDWYPLLLKCILLPPF